The Seleniivibrio woodruffii genome window below encodes:
- a CDS encoding sugar phosphate nucleotidyltransferase: MKAVVMAGGFGTRIQPLTSSVPKPMIPVFNKPMMEYIIGSLKAAGIVDIVILLYFKPEVIQNYFKDGSDFGVKINYVLPDDDYGTAGAVKKAQKYLDERFIIVSGDLISDFKIQEIIGFHEVKNSLATITLTSVPDPLQFGVVITDKESKILRFLEKPGWGEVFSDTINTGIYVFEPEILQYIPEDSNFDFSKDLFPKLMASGIDIYGFNAKGYWRDVGNPDSYRAALLDIMEGQVHLPLSGTLREEKTAHIHVGENVVIDETARFEGLVVLDDGCVVGREAVIIDSVIGKNSVIEEKAKVTDSILWKDCLVGKSSVIKNAVLCDRVKLSSNVKAEHGVIIAEDTEVGSQVIFEKDVMVWPEKQIEAGSIVSSNLIWGDKWKKSIFEGGKVSARTNVELSPDMAAKLGAALGSQLPQGARVLLSRDYDRASRMLKRCFLGGLLSTGVNVTELRMTPLPIMRHKLAMFGEVAGVYFRQCQTDPTNTEILFYDDSALLIDSNTEKNVERIFFRENYRRATQDDIGEIYDQMMVNEFYKEGVLKNIDITLLKSRRSKIVADLMNGTTDMIFPELLNKAGVDAVVLNAYRDEKKLSRTMHQSEISFKEVSKIVKVTESELGIVVFPHGERLGIITDKGDMLSEDRALMFMLKLIDLTAKGKIRVYLPAYAPTVLDDSLMNVEITRGKGSGLKAEFLRNFYFTGDLNRNFIFIRNGIHADAMFSSLKMLEMMARQNVKISDVLKTIPEYFFSHTVINCPLEMKGYLMRKMSEEAMEKEASFLDGIKIMFKGKGWVHMVPDQFTANVHLYVEAATKADYDSIHGQYKEMINGWLQEQE; the protein is encoded by the coding sequence ATGAAAGCTGTTGTTATGGCGGGCGGATTCGGAACCAGAATCCAGCCGCTCACTTCAAGTGTGCCCAAACCCATGATCCCTGTTTTCAACAAACCTATGATGGAATACATAATAGGCTCTCTGAAGGCGGCGGGCATAGTAGATATCGTCATTCTTCTCTATTTCAAACCGGAAGTTATTCAGAACTACTTCAAAGACGGTTCCGATTTCGGCGTGAAGATAAATTACGTTCTGCCGGACGACGATTACGGCACGGCGGGAGCTGTTAAAAAAGCTCAGAAATATCTGGATGAGCGGTTCATAATCGTAAGCGGCGACCTCATCTCGGATTTCAAAATACAGGAGATAATCGGTTTCCACGAGGTAAAAAACTCGCTGGCAACAATAACCCTTACCTCCGTACCCGACCCGCTGCAGTTCGGCGTGGTTATCACCGACAAGGAGAGCAAGATCCTGCGTTTCCTTGAAAAACCGGGCTGGGGCGAGGTTTTCAGCGACACCATCAACACAGGCATATACGTTTTCGAGCCTGAAATTCTCCAATATATCCCCGAGGATTCGAATTTCGATTTCTCAAAAGATCTCTTCCCCAAACTGATGGCAAGCGGCATAGACATTTACGGTTTCAACGCCAAAGGCTACTGGCGTGACGTGGGCAACCCCGATTCATACCGTGCGGCACTGCTGGACATAATGGAGGGACAGGTTCACCTTCCCCTCTCAGGCACTCTGCGTGAGGAGAAGACCGCCCATATCCATGTCGGCGAGAACGTTGTGATAGATGAAACAGCACGTTTTGAGGGGCTTGTGGTTCTGGACGACGGCTGCGTGGTCGGCAGAGAGGCTGTAATAATCGACTCTGTCATCGGCAAAAACTCCGTTATCGAGGAGAAGGCGAAGGTCACCGACTCTATACTCTGGAAGGACTGCCTTGTGGGCAAGAGCAGCGTCATTAAGAACGCTGTCCTCTGCGACAGGGTGAAGCTCAGCTCAAATGTCAAGGCGGAGCACGGCGTCATAATCGCCGAGGACACAGAGGTGGGCAGTCAGGTCATTTTTGAAAAGGATGTGATGGTCTGGCCGGAAAAGCAGATAGAAGCCGGCTCCATAGTCAGCAGTAACCTTATCTGGGGCGACAAGTGGAAAAAATCCATCTTCGAAGGCGGAAAGGTTTCAGCCAGAACCAACGTTGAGCTTTCTCCGGACATGGCGGCAAAACTGGGTGCGGCACTGGGAAGCCAGCTTCCGCAGGGCGCAAGGGTTCTGCTCTCCAGAGACTACGACCGAGCCTCACGAATGCTTAAGCGATGCTTCCTCGGCGGACTTCTGTCCACAGGAGTGAACGTTACGGAACTGCGCATGACCCCTCTGCCCATAATGAGGCATAAACTGGCGATGTTCGGCGAAGTGGCGGGTGTTTACTTCCGCCAGTGCCAGACAGACCCCACCAACACAGAAATACTTTTCTATGACGATTCCGCATTGCTGATAGACAGCAACACTGAGAAGAACGTTGAAAGGATATTCTTCCGTGAGAACTACCGCAGGGCAACGCAGGACGACATAGGCGAAATATACGACCAGATGATGGTCAACGAGTTTTATAAGGAAGGGGTGCTTAAGAACATCGACATAACACTCCTGAAAAGCCGCAGAAGCAAGATAGTGGCCGATCTGATGAACGGCACAACGGATATGATATTCCCCGAGCTTCTGAACAAGGCGGGTGTTGACGCTGTGGTGCTGAACGCATACAGAGACGAGAAAAAACTCTCCAGAACCATGCACCAGAGCGAGATAAGTTTTAAAGAGGTCTCAAAAATTGTAAAAGTGACCGAGTCCGAGCTGGGAATCGTGGTTTTCCCCCACGGCGAAAGGCTGGGAATAATCACCGACAAGGGCGACATGCTGTCCGAGGACAGAGCCCTGATGTTCATGCTGAAACTCATCGACCTCACCGCTAAGGGCAAAATACGGGTTTATCTGCCCGCATATGCCCCCACAGTGCTGGACGATTCGCTGATGAACGTTGAGATAACAAGGGGCAAGGGTTCCGGTCTAAAGGCTGAGTTCCTGCGGAATTTCTATTTCACGGGGGATCTCAACCGCAATTTCATCTTCATCCGCAACGGAATCCATGCGGATGCAATGTTCAGCTCACTTAAGATGCTGGAGATGATGGCCCGACAGAATGTAAAAATAAGCGACGTGCTGAAGACCATTCCCGAATATTTCTTCAGCCACACAGTCATAAACTGCCCCCTTGAGATGAAGGGATATCTGATGCGGAAAATGAGCGAAGAGGCCATGGAGAAAGAGGCATCGTTCCTTGACGGCATCAAGATAATGTTCAAGGGCAAGGGATGGGTGCATATGGTTCCCGACCAGTTCACCGCAAACGTACACCTGTACGTTGAGGCGGCGACAAAGGCCGACTACGACAGCATCCACGGACAGTACAAAGAGATGATAAACGGATGGCTTCAGGAGCAGGAGTAG
- a CDS encoding response regulator, producing the protein MGTTILVVDDEAEIRLLYRSELEDRGFTVIEASGSAECYDALKKNKVDLILLDIKLKGESGIDILQHLSSGEKKVKIILATAYSAYQDDFSTWLADGYWVKSLEFDNLIEEINKVLNKN; encoded by the coding sequence ATGGGCACGACTATACTTGTTGTTGATGACGAAGCTGAAATCAGGCTCTTATACCGTTCCGAACTTGAGGACAGAGGTTTCACCGTAATAGAGGCATCCGGCTCTGCCGAGTGCTACGATGCGCTGAAAAAAAACAAGGTGGATCTGATTCTGCTGGATATAAAGCTCAAGGGCGAAAGCGGGATAGACATTCTCCAGCATCTCTCCTCCGGCGAAAAAAAGGTTAAGATAATTCTGGCAACTGCCTACAGCGCATATCAGGATGATTTCTCAACATGGCTTGCGGACGGTTACTGGGTCAAATCCCTCGAATTTGACAATCTGATTGAAGAGATCAACAAGGTACTGAATAAAAATTAA
- the rpe gene encoding ribulose-phosphate 3-epimerase — protein MLVAPSILSADFSRLAEEITAIDKAGADWIHLDVMDGMFVPNITFGAPVIKALRKTTEKVFDAHLMIEKPDRYLEDFAAAGCDYITVHQEACVHLHRTISRIKELGKKAGVSLNPATSLATIEEILPDLDMVLLMSVNPGFGGQKFIENTYGKILMLKRMKKEAKLDFVIQVDGGVNGQNIEKLAKMGCECVVAGSYVFGNPDYKAAIESLKI, from the coding sequence ATGCTTGTAGCACCATCGATACTCAGCGCAGATTTTTCGAGACTGGCGGAGGAGATAACCGCCATAGACAAGGCAGGAGCCGACTGGATACATCTGGATGTGATGGACGGAATGTTTGTTCCGAACATAACCTTCGGTGCGCCTGTCATTAAAGCATTACGCAAGACCACGGAGAAGGTGTTCGACGCTCACCTGATGATAGAGAAGCCCGACAGATACCTTGAGGACTTCGCCGCAGCAGGCTGCGACTACATAACTGTTCATCAGGAAGCATGCGTTCACCTGCACAGAACAATCTCCCGCATAAAGGAGCTGGGCAAAAAGGCCGGAGTCTCTCTTAACCCCGCCACCAGCCTTGCCACCATAGAGGAGATACTGCCCGATCTCGACATGGTGCTTCTGATGAGCGTAAACCCCGGATTCGGCGGACAGAAGTTCATTGAGAACACCTACGGCAAAATTTTGATGCTGAAACGGATGAAAAAAGAGGCCAAGCTTGACTTCGTCATTCAGGTTGACGGCGGAGTGAACGGCCAGAACATTGAAAAACTTGCGAAAATGGGCTGTGAGTGTGTGGTGGCCGGAAGCTATGTGTTCGGAAATCCGGACTATAAAGCGGCCATCGAAAGTCTTAAAATTTAA
- a CDS encoding endonuclease domain-containing protein, with protein MEDYNKNLKKFSRDLRKNMTDAERRIWCRIKGKQVPDVQFYRQKILDNFIVDFYCPKAALVVEIDGGQHFEKDAAEADEKRDEKLNELGIKVLRFNNAEVMTNTDGVMACLYEELKKRT; from the coding sequence ATGGAAGATTACAATAAAAACCTGAAAAAATTCTCCCGTGATTTAAGGAAAAACATGACTGATGCGGAGCGCAGAATATGGTGCCGCATAAAAGGAAAACAGGTTCCGGATGTCCAGTTCTACCGACAAAAGATACTTGATAATTTCATAGTGGATTTCTACTGTCCCAAAGCCGCCTTAGTAGTCGAAATCGACGGCGGACAGCATTTTGAAAAGGATGCGGCGGAAGCGGATGAGAAAAGAGATGAAAAGCTCAATGAGCTTGGAATAAAGGTTTTAAGATTCAATAACGCAGAGGTCATGACTAACACAGACGGGGTCATGGCTTGCTTATATGAGGAACTGAAAAAGAGGACATAA
- the mltB gene encoding lytic murein transglycosylase B encodes MKKYLLLLLTIMIFGRAEALEINKELHEFADNMESCYGVPRDKVLWWMYGANISEIALNRTAAPTEAKPWGEYRKLFITDDRVRGGLDFYLANEGDLVRAEHQFGVSRYVIAAIIGVETNYGKYQLKLKAIDMLATLAFNSPNRRPFFTKELKWLLIIADRENVDPHNYMGSYAGAIGYPQFMPSNFDKFGVDFDGDGKTDLVRSMPDAIGSVAKYLSAHGYRLGEQTAVQSDVSGDAWQQFDTRSMRPVKKLKELTANGITPRTPANPEQKAILYTLDGTDGKEYWILYNNLYAISRYNPRINYAMAVFSLSEEIKTAVRGAFEEGVYAE; translated from the coding sequence ATGAAAAAATACTTACTATTGCTTTTAACTATAATGATTTTCGGCCGTGCGGAAGCACTTGAAATAAACAAAGAGCTCCATGAGTTTGCGGACAATATGGAGAGCTGTTACGGCGTGCCCAGAGACAAGGTTCTCTGGTGGATGTACGGCGCAAACATCAGCGAGATAGCTCTGAACAGAACCGCTGCGCCCACAGAGGCAAAACCATGGGGTGAATATAGAAAACTGTTCATAACCGACGACCGTGTCCGTGGCGGGCTGGATTTTTATCTGGCAAACGAGGGAGACCTCGTGAGAGCCGAGCATCAGTTCGGTGTCAGCAGATATGTCATAGCTGCGATAATCGGCGTTGAGACAAACTACGGAAAATATCAGCTTAAACTGAAAGCCATAGACATGCTGGCCACTCTGGCGTTCAACTCGCCAAACCGCAGACCATTTTTCACAAAAGAGCTTAAATGGCTGCTTATAATTGCCGACAGAGAGAACGTCGACCCGCATAATTATATGGGTTCCTATGCCGGAGCAATAGGCTATCCCCAGTTCATGCCGTCGAACTTCGATAAGTTCGGAGTGGATTTTGACGGTGACGGCAAAACCGACCTCGTGCGTTCCATGCCCGATGCCATAGGAAGCGTTGCCAAATATCTTTCAGCCCACGGCTACAGACTGGGCGAACAGACTGCCGTTCAGTCGGACGTTTCGGGCGATGCATGGCAGCAGTTCGACACCCGTTCCATGCGCCCCGTTAAGAAGCTGAAAGAGCTAACCGCAAACGGAATAACCCCCAGAACCCCCGCAAACCCCGAGCAAAAGGCCATCCTTTACACTCTGGACGGGACTGACGGGAAGGAATACTGGATACTCTACAATAACTTATACGCTATTTCCCGCTACAACCCCAGAATCAACTATGCCATGGCGGTCTTCTCTCTCTCCGAAGAGATAAAAACTGCCGTCAGAGGCGCATTTGAAGAGGGAGTTTACGCCGAATAA
- the argB gene encoding acetylglutamate kinase: MQELIRKADVLIESLPYIKEFYGETIVIKYGGHAMVDDQLKFSFARDVVLLKYIGINPVIVHGGGPQIGDMLKKLNIPSHFISGMRVTDSETMNVVEMVLAGKINKDIVSLINRNGGKAIGLSGKDGNLITAEKLFIKEGDDFVKTPEIIDLGHVGSVKSIDVKVLNTIAKDFIPVIAPVGIGEDYEPYNINADLVAGSIAAALKARKLVLLTDVEGVLDKEGKLISTLTPEKIRILKKDGTLTGGMIPKIDCALEAVQGGVGKSHIIDGRISHSVLLEIFTDSGIGTQIRL, from the coding sequence ATGCAGGAACTTATCAGAAAGGCGGATGTCCTCATCGAATCTCTGCCGTACATCAAAGAATTCTACGGCGAAACTATTGTAATAAAATACGGCGGTCACGCAATGGTGGACGATCAGCTGAAATTCAGCTTCGCCCGTGACGTGGTTCTGCTTAAATACATCGGAATAAACCCCGTGATAGTCCACGGCGGCGGCCCCCAGATCGGCGATATGCTGAAAAAGCTGAATATCCCCAGTCACTTTATTTCCGGAATGAGAGTCACCGACTCCGAGACCATGAACGTTGTTGAGATGGTGCTGGCGGGCAAGATAAACAAAGATATCGTCAGCCTCATAAACCGCAACGGCGGCAAGGCGATCGGCCTTTCCGGCAAGGACGGCAACCTTATCACCGCTGAAAAACTGTTCATCAAAGAGGGGGACGACTTCGTTAAAACCCCCGAAATCATAGATCTCGGCCATGTCGGTTCTGTAAAGTCAATTGATGTCAAGGTGCTCAACACCATCGCCAAAGATTTCATCCCCGTAATCGCCCCTGTGGGAATAGGTGAGGACTACGAGCCTTACAACATTAACGCAGACCTCGTTGCGGGAAGCATTGCAGCGGCTCTTAAGGCCAGAAAGCTGGTTCTTCTAACCGACGTTGAAGGCGTTCTGGACAAAGAGGGCAAGCTTATCTCGACCCTGACTCCCGAAAAGATACGCATCCTGAAAAAGGACGGAACCCTCACCGGAGGCATGATCCCCAAGATTGACTGCGCTCTGGAGGCTGTTCAGGGCGGCGTCGGCAAATCACACATCATCGACGGAAGGATAAGCCATTCTGTCCTTCTGGAAATATTCACCGATTCGGGCATAGGAACACAAATAAGGTTATGA
- a CDS encoding protein-L-isoaspartate(D-aspartate) O-methyltransferase, with protein sequence MTHIRIPEEYFSKTVGPNCEWDKKVMEAFAKTPRHKFLDEAMYKMAYVDDALPIGYGQTISKPSTVAYMTKSLELEPHHKVLEIGTGSGFQAAVLARLCDTVYTVERIGELHRRTYQIIKRIPLRNVKMKLEPVKLGWDEFAPYDRIICTAEGKSIPQELLDQLAEGGLMLIPVNGKLVKITKKGGNIAQEPLKLCSFVDFVGT encoded by the coding sequence ATGACACATATAAGGATTCCAGAGGAATACTTCTCAAAGACAGTGGGTCCCAACTGCGAATGGGACAAAAAGGTGATGGAGGCGTTCGCAAAGACGCCCCGCCACAAGTTTCTGGATGAGGCCATGTATAAGATGGCTTACGTTGACGACGCTCTGCCCATAGGTTACGGACAGACCATTTCAAAACCTTCCACAGTGGCGTATATGACCAAGTCCCTTGAGCTGGAACCACATCACAAAGTGCTTGAAATAGGCACAGGTTCAGGATTTCAGGCGGCTGTTCTGGCCAGACTCTGCGACACTGTGTATACTGTTGAGCGTATCGGCGAACTGCACCGCAGAACATATCAGATAATCAAACGAATCCCCCTGCGCAACGTCAAGATGAAGCTGGAGCCTGTGAAACTGGGCTGGGACGAGTTTGCACCCTACGACAGGATAATCTGTACGGCGGAAGGCAAATCAATTCCGCAGGAGCTTCTTGACCAGCTTGCGGAGGGTGGACTTATGCTCATTCCCGTTAACGGCAAGCTTGTGAAAATTACCAAAAAAGGCGGTAATATAGCCCAGGAGCCTCTCAAACTCTGTTCATTCGTGGATTTTGTCGGAACATAA
- a CDS encoding sigma-70 family RNA polymerase sigma factor: MNEGEILEDKLEEEFDEKLEECEVEIDVKVDYSSDDLEVFKIYLNEISKYPVLSRDEEVELSQGIEKGCPQSKETMIKCNLRLVVSIAKKYINRGMNLVDLVEEGNIGLLKAVEKFDYTKGFKFSTYATWWIRQAIERAIINQCRMVRIPVHMSENISKVMRAQTDLQQQLGREPTIHELSTACKMPLSTLKKVFDAIKQDTSLDMPVGSDESSTLHEFITDDEKYCDPYMRIENSSKKDIIFKWLTFLSENEKVIIIRRYGLGGNDPETLEAIGNDLGITRERVRQIEKRVLSKMRNLLATKKISLEELI; the protein is encoded by the coding sequence ATGAACGAAGGTGAAATTCTCGAGGATAAACTCGAGGAAGAGTTTGATGAAAAACTCGAAGAATGTGAGGTGGAGATAGACGTCAAGGTCGACTATTCATCCGATGACCTTGAAGTATTCAAAATCTATCTCAACGAGATATCAAAATACCCCGTGCTCTCAAGAGACGAGGAAGTTGAGCTGTCTCAGGGGATTGAAAAAGGCTGTCCCCAGAGCAAAGAAACAATGATAAAGTGCAACCTGCGTCTGGTTGTGTCCATCGCCAAAAAATATATCAACAGAGGCATGAACCTTGTTGATCTTGTGGAAGAGGGCAACATAGGCCTTCTGAAGGCTGTTGAGAAGTTTGACTACACAAAGGGCTTCAAATTCAGCACCTATGCCACATGGTGGATTCGTCAGGCCATTGAGCGTGCCATAATAAACCAGTGTCGCATGGTGCGTATCCCCGTGCACATGTCCGAGAACATCAGCAAGGTGATGCGTGCCCAGACAGACCTCCAGCAGCAGCTGGGGCGTGAACCCACGATCCACGAGCTTTCAACCGCCTGCAAGATGCCCCTTTCGACTCTGAAAAAAGTGTTCGATGCCATCAAACAGGATACCTCACTGGATATGCCCGTCGGAAGTGACGAAAGCAGCACTCTGCACGAATTTATCACCGACGACGAAAAATACTGCGATCCCTACATGCGCATTGAGAACTCCAGCAAGAAGGACATCATTTTCAAATGGCTGACCTTCCTGTCGGAGAACGAAAAGGTCATAATCATCCGCCGCTACGGACTGGGCGGAAACGACCCCGAAACCCTTGAGGCCATCGGCAACGATCTGGGCATTACAAGGGAGCGTGTGCGCCAGATAGAGAAGCGGGTTCTCAGCAAAATGAGAAACCTTCTGGCTACCAAAAAAATATCGCTGGAGGAGCTGATTTGA
- a CDS encoding M24 family metallopeptidase, which yields MPAAELKLRMSNFTARMDSLCPDWETVMIVNKVNIYYFTGTQQNGVLLVRRGRDAVFYVRRSFERGQVESEFSSLVKINSFKDIAAAAGDCGSRVHIEKEFVPLAYFERLNKYFNFKEILSCDFVLSVVRSVKTSYELDIMRRAGELHAKTLNDFVPSVAKKGMSEVELGSEVLRFMLNNGHQGVARLSMFNTEMFMGQVCFGDNSMYHNTFDGPGGILGFGPAAPFFGNADRRLADNELIFIDIGCMVDGYYTDKTQVYSLGTLPDEAYEYHERCVRILEDTVSRLRAGAVPSKIYEEVMTPLDESFLEYFMGVREERVKFLGHGIGLTIDEYPVIAKGFDAPIEENTVFAVEPKRGIPGVGLVGLENTYVVKNSGAECITGFNPSIIRI from the coding sequence GTGCCCGCTGCCGAACTGAAACTGAGGATGTCAAACTTCACCGCAAGGATGGACTCGCTGTGTCCCGACTGGGAGACGGTGATGATTGTGAACAAGGTGAACATCTACTATTTCACGGGAACGCAGCAGAACGGCGTACTCCTTGTCCGCAGGGGCAGAGACGCTGTTTTCTATGTCCGCCGCAGTTTTGAGCGGGGACAGGTCGAATCGGAATTTTCCTCTCTGGTAAAGATAAACAGTTTTAAAGACATAGCGGCTGCTGCGGGTGACTGCGGCAGCCGTGTCCATATTGAGAAGGAGTTTGTTCCTCTTGCCTATTTTGAAAGGCTGAACAAATACTTCAATTTCAAAGAGATACTCTCCTGCGACTTTGTGCTTTCGGTCGTCCGTTCGGTGAAAACCTCTTACGAGCTTGATATAATGCGCAGAGCCGGCGAACTTCATGCAAAAACCCTGAACGATTTCGTGCCCTCGGTGGCAAAAAAAGGGATGAGCGAGGTTGAGCTTGGTTCGGAAGTTCTGAGGTTCATGCTGAACAACGGACATCAGGGTGTTGCAAGGCTCTCAATGTTCAATACCGAGATGTTCATGGGGCAGGTCTGTTTCGGCGACAACTCCATGTATCACAACACATTTGACGGGCCGGGCGGAATTCTGGGGTTTGGTCCTGCCGCTCCGTTCTTCGGAAACGCCGACCGCAGGCTTGCGGATAACGAGCTGATCTTCATCGACATAGGCTGTATGGTGGACGGCTACTACACCGACAAGACTCAGGTTTATTCGCTGGGAACGCTTCCGGACGAGGCCTATGAGTATCACGAAAGATGCGTCAGGATACTTGAGGATACGGTGTCCCGCCTCAGGGCGGGGGCTGTGCCTTCAAAAATATATGAAGAGGTCATGACCCCTCTCGATGAGTCTTTTCTTGAATATTTCATGGGTGTGCGTGAGGAGAGGGTGAAATTCCTCGGCCACGGAATAGGGCTTACGATAGACGAGTATCCGGTCATAGCAAAAGGGTTTGATGCGCCCATAGAGGAGAACACGGTGTTCGCTGTGGAACCCAAACGCGGAATCCCCGGCGTGGGTCTGGTGGGGCTTGAGAATACCTATGTGGTGAAAAATTCCGGTGCGGAATGCATCACAGGCTTCAACCCATCGATCATCCGGATATAA
- a CDS encoding motility associated factor glycosyltransferase family protein has translation MDIKEKNWQTLKQKYPQIYERLLALPAQSDYAIIMSSKEGIVPNMKNLKTGRLFYNPVNPMAEVHQDIKNRKLKVAQFNVFLGAGMLYHVFALYDLVKVQGGSHFIVEKNPDILRALMEVVDISAILTHPNVHFLVGEELPVIFTTINNVLTATDTKFYVKTVNFIEQAVAFSENKEYYLNVVRATKDAIKEVLNFFGNDPHDSMIGIENTLLNIDEILNNPGIDQLKGAFKGRPGIVVATGPSLNKNVELLRDVTDKAVVVGADASMRVLAKKGMKPHMVCSLERMPPTAKLFEELSPEAFEDVYYAAAPVISPITYQTYKGKRIIVYRNFATFKWLDIEKGTLNIGPSSGNMAFKILEYIGCDPIILIGQDLAFGEDGNTHATGSTFGERESTYYENCLLVEGNYSPQVRSSRVWNMFLNYYHKDVLNSQAKVINATEGGAKIHGTEIMTFKEAIGKYVTESFDPLAAIKKTLTYPDGETLTAQRKQVLDKVDQGLMTCGKSIELFKGCHALCMEYIEKVWIPFSQGQPYNEAEGNRIVTELEQSVQIFRDPDFFNVLMHYVQSYAIKTMIEVHDITARDLPVHEIQVNVVSILKDMYEVMIQLIIKMEELLKVLKEKLEAELISG, from the coding sequence ATGGACATTAAAGAAAAGAACTGGCAAACGCTGAAACAGAAATATCCCCAGATATATGAGCGGCTGCTGGCACTGCCTGCACAATCTGACTACGCAATCATCATGTCCTCCAAAGAGGGCATTGTGCCCAACATGAAAAACCTTAAGACAGGCAGGCTTTTCTATAACCCCGTAAACCCTATGGCCGAAGTTCATCAGGATATTAAAAACAGAAAGCTCAAAGTTGCCCAGTTCAACGTTTTTCTGGGTGCGGGAATGCTTTATCACGTTTTCGCTCTGTATGATCTGGTCAAGGTTCAGGGCGGTTCGCACTTTATAGTGGAAAAGAACCCCGACATTCTCCGTGCTCTGATGGAAGTGGTGGACATATCCGCCATCCTGACCCATCCCAACGTTCACTTTCTGGTGGGAGAGGAACTTCCCGTCATATTTACGACAATAAATAACGTGCTCACAGCCACCGATACGAAATTCTACGTCAAGACGGTGAACTTCATAGAGCAGGCTGTGGCCTTTTCTGAGAATAAGGAATATTACCTGAACGTTGTCAGAGCCACTAAGGACGCCATTAAAGAGGTTCTGAACTTCTTCGGCAACGACCCCCACGACTCAATGATAGGCATTGAGAACACACTTCTGAACATTGACGAAATACTCAACAACCCCGGAATAGATCAGCTAAAAGGCGCCTTTAAGGGCAGACCCGGAATAGTTGTAGCCACAGGCCCATCGCTGAACAAGAACGTCGAGCTTCTGCGGGATGTGACGGACAAAGCCGTTGTCGTAGGTGCGGATGCATCTATGAGGGTTCTGGCCAAAAAAGGCATGAAACCCCATATGGTCTGCTCGCTGGAGCGGATGCCGCCAACTGCAAAACTTTTTGAAGAGCTTTCACCGGAGGCATTTGAAGATGTATATTATGCTGCTGCCCCAGTTATCAGCCCCATTACATATCAGACATACAAGGGCAAGCGTATCATAGTATACAGAAACTTTGCCACCTTCAAATGGCTTGATATAGAAAAGGGTACACTAAACATCGGTCCATCATCTGGAAACATGGCATTTAAAATACTCGAATATATAGGCTGCGACCCCATAATACTAATTGGACAGGATCTGGCGTTCGGCGAGGACGGAAACACACACGCAACAGGCAGTACATTCGGCGAACGAGAATCAACATACTACGAAAACTGTTTGTTGGTGGAGGGCAACTACTCACCGCAGGTTCGCTCTTCCAGGGTCTGGAACATGTTCCTGAACTACTACCACAAGGACGTGCTGAACTCTCAGGCAAAGGTTATAAACGCCACAGAGGGCGGCGCAAAGATACACGGCACAGAGATAATGACCTTTAAAGAGGCAATCGGAAAATACGTCACCGAATCTTTCGATCCCCTCGCAGCCATAAAGAAGACTCTGACCTATCCAGACGGCGAAACTCTAACCGCTCAGCGGAAACAGGTTCTGGATAAGGTTGATCAGGGACTGATGACCTGCGGAAAATCCATCGAACTGTTCAAAGGATGCCATGCTCTCTGTATGGAATACATCGAAAAGGTCTGGATTCCGTTCAGTCAGGGACAGCCATACAACGAAGCAGAGGGCAACAGAATTGTCACTGAACTGGAACAGAGCGTCCAGATTTTCAGAGATCCGGATTTCTTCAACGTTCTGATGCACTACGTTCAGTCGTATGCCATAAAGACCATGATAGAGGTTCATGACATAACCGCCAGAGATCTGCCTGTGCACGAGATTCAGGTGAACGTGGTGAGCATTCTGAAAGATATGTATGAAGTGATGATTCAGCTGATAATAAAGATGGAGGAACTGCTGAAGGTTCTGAAAGAGAAACTGGAAGCGGAGCTTATATCCGGATGA